The following are encoded together in the Tribolium castaneum strain GA2 chromosome 3, icTriCast1.1, whole genome shotgun sequence genome:
- the Hr3 gene encoding probable nuclear hormone receptor HR3 isoform X6, whose amino-acid sequence MSRDAVKFGRMSKKQREKVEDEVRFHRAQLRAQSDSAPDSSVFEQQTPSSSDQLHHSYNGGYTYNSDVSAYTPAYYTNTTQVQANSMGYDISADYVDSTTAYDPRPGLDTLNDTGSLMANVVTTGNTNTNSGEGGGGGGGGGGGGGGGGKQTTLSISDSRSFKRVSQTSSSTTLSGGTVVSVKQEVAVDSLVPSYVDSTTFVNSPTVQQTNTVRQQTSSQNVQQRSGDDCEPVTLPNPSQISELLSKTISDAHTRTCLYSLEHIHEMFRKPHDLSRLLYYKNMAHEELWLECAQKLTTIIQQIIEFAKMVPGFMKLSQDDQIVLLKAGSFELAIIRMSRYLDLSQNCVLYGDTMLPQDAFFTSDTAEMKLVTCVFEVSKSIAELKLTETELALYSACVLLSPDRPGLKGIGEISRLSQAVVRALRLELDRNHSMPIKGDVTVCDALLTKIPTLREISMLHMDALGKLKRSAPHLEFPALHKELFSVDS is encoded by the exons CTGTCAAATTCGGCCGAATGTCGAAGAAGCAGCGAGAGAAAGTAGAAGACGAAGTCAGATTTCATAGGGCACAGTTAAGGGCGCAGAGCGATTCTGCTCCTGATAGTTCAGTGTTCGAACAACAAACACCCTCAAGTAGTGATCAGTTACATCATAGTTACAATGGCGG GTATACGTACAACAGCGATGTCAGCGCGTACACTCCAGCCTATTACACGAATACAACCCAAGTCCAAGCGAATTCGATGGGCTATGACATCTCCGCAGATTACGTGGACAGTACAACAGCGTATGATCCGAGGCCGGGCCTGGACACACTGAACGACACGGGAAGCTTAATGGCCAACGTTGTAACAACAG GGAATACTAACACAAATAGTGGTGAAGggggtggtggtggtggtggtggtggaggTGGCGGTGGAGGTGGCGGGAAACAAACAACATTGTCGATCTCTGATTCTCGTTCTTTTAAACGGGTCAGTCAGACCTCCTCCAGTACGACACTGTCTGGAGGTACGGTGGTGTCTGTGAAACAAGAGGTGGCTGTGGACAGTTTGGTACCCAGTTATGTAGATAGCACCACTTTCGTTAATTCTCCTACAGTACAACAAACTAACACAGTTAGGCAACAGACCAGTTCACAAAATGTACAACAAAGAAGTGGCGACGATTGTGAACCTGTCACATTGCCTA ATCCAAGTCAGATATCGGAGTTATTATCGAAGACAATATCAGACGCACACACACGTACTTGTTTATATTCCCTCGAACATATTCACGAGATGTTCAGGAAACCCCATGATCTCTCCCGACTTTTGTACTATAAGAACATGGCCCATGAAGAGTTGTGGCTCGAATGCGCCCAAAAACTCACAACAATCATCCAGCAAATCATCGAATTTGCGAAAATGGTACCTGGATTCATGAAATTGTCCCAAGACGATCAGATCGTATTATTGAAAGCAG GTAGTTTTGAACTGGCAATTATTAGAATGTCACGTTATTTGGATCTGTCCCAAAACTGTGTTCTCTACGGCGATACGATGCTCCCCCAAGACGCCTTCTTCACGTCGGATACGGCGGAAATGAAGCTGGTCACGTGCGTCTTCGAAGTGTCCAAAAGCATAGCAGAACTGAAACTTACCGAAACAGAGTTGGCTCTGTATTCGGCCTGCGTCTTGCTCTCTCCAG ATCGGCCGGGGCTGAAAGGTATCGGCGAAATCAGTCGACTTAGCCAAGCCGTCGTGAGAGCCTTAAGACTTGAGCTAGACAGAAACCACAGCATGCCTATAAAAGGGGATGTTACAGTTTGTGATGCCTTGCTTACAAAAATACCTACGTTAAG GGAGATAAGTATGCTTCACATGGATGCATTAGGAAAACTCAAAAGATCTGCACCACACCTGGAGTTTCCCGCCCTTCACAAGGAGTTGTTTAGTGTGGACAGTTGA